A region from the Actinoplanes sp. OR16 genome encodes:
- a CDS encoding class I SAM-dependent methyltransferase: MLDADLNRALWTLVNSEFTDFRARPAWAASDLSWGLFGNAESTLGVLGDVAGLDVVELGCGTAYVSAWLSRRGARPVGVDLTPAQLATARRCQEEFGISFPLVEADAVDVPLPDDSFDLAVSEYGACVWCDPTGWIPEAARLLRPGGRLVFLTNSVQAMLCVPAEGGHASERLLRPQRGTSRLQWPGGGVEFHPSHGEWIRVLRTSGFVVEALHELYATDAAQTHEYYDIATPEWAGQWPVEDLWTARLAS, translated from the coding sequence ATGCTCGATGCCGATCTGAACCGTGCCCTCTGGACCCTGGTCAACTCGGAGTTCACCGATTTCCGCGCCCGCCCCGCCTGGGCTGCCTCGGACCTGTCCTGGGGTCTCTTCGGCAACGCCGAGAGCACGCTGGGTGTGCTCGGCGACGTGGCCGGGCTGGACGTCGTCGAACTCGGGTGCGGTACCGCGTACGTCTCGGCGTGGCTCTCGCGACGCGGCGCCCGTCCCGTCGGCGTCGATCTCACCCCTGCGCAACTGGCGACGGCCCGCCGCTGCCAGGAGGAGTTCGGCATCTCGTTCCCGCTGGTCGAGGCGGACGCCGTCGACGTACCCCTCCCCGACGACTCCTTCGACCTGGCCGTCAGCGAATACGGCGCCTGCGTCTGGTGCGACCCCACCGGCTGGATCCCCGAAGCCGCCCGCCTCCTGCGCCCCGGCGGCCGCCTCGTCTTCCTCACCAACAGCGTCCAGGCGATGCTGTGCGTCCCCGCCGAAGGAGGACATGCCTCAGAGCGCCTCCTCAGACCCCAGCGCGGTACGTCCCGCCTGCAGTGGCCCGGCGGCGGCGTCGAATTCCACCCGAGCCACGGAGAGTGGATCCGGGTTCTGCGCACCAGTGGCTTCGTGGTGGAGGCGCTTCATGAGTTGTATGCGACGGACGCCGCGCAGACACACGAGTACTACGACATCGCGACCCCGGAGTGGGCAGGCCAGTGGCCGGTCGAGGATCTGTGGACGGCCCGGCTGGCCTCCTGA
- a CDS encoding cation:proton antiporter gives MADELSHGLSSLFVVAVVAALAPIAAGLFARLRVPQVVFLIIGGVIIGPDVLGLADAGSIELLANVGLGFLFLLAGYELELHLFRERAGRLALIGWLVTAALACGVVGLLAAGGLVRAFVPVALALTTTALGTLLPILRDNDMLGGSLGPYVLAAGAVGEFLPVVAIAIFLGTNGKFLGLISLLAVGVLALMLTLAPRLARGRIRRILREGEHATAQTTLRWTLAMLLLLLVVADRFGLDVVLGAFLAGVVLRRWAPGDVHALEEKLDAVGYGFFIPVFFVASGMALDLDSIIAAPIRLAVFFVLLLLVRGVPTLLLYRTALPFPQRVELGLLAATALPLLVALSEIGLANGSMLPENAAALVGAGVLSVLVFPAAAVAIDRRRARTTPVGV, from the coding sequence ATGGCGGACGAGCTGTCGCACGGCCTCAGCAGCCTGTTCGTCGTCGCCGTGGTCGCCGCGCTCGCGCCGATCGCCGCCGGCCTGTTCGCCAGGCTGCGCGTACCGCAAGTGGTCTTCCTGATCATCGGCGGTGTGATCATCGGGCCGGACGTGCTGGGGCTGGCCGACGCCGGGAGCATCGAGCTGCTGGCGAACGTCGGCCTCGGATTCCTGTTCCTGCTCGCCGGCTACGAACTGGAACTGCACCTGTTCCGGGAACGGGCCGGCCGCCTCGCCCTGATCGGATGGCTGGTGACGGCGGCCCTCGCCTGCGGCGTCGTCGGGTTGCTGGCCGCCGGCGGGCTGGTCCGCGCGTTCGTGCCGGTCGCGCTCGCCCTGACCACCACCGCGCTGGGGACGCTGCTGCCGATCCTGCGCGACAACGACATGCTCGGCGGCAGCCTCGGCCCCTATGTGCTCGCGGCGGGAGCGGTCGGCGAATTCCTCCCGGTCGTCGCGATTGCGATCTTTCTCGGTACGAACGGCAAGTTCCTCGGCTTGATCTCCCTGCTGGCGGTGGGTGTCCTCGCTCTGATGCTCACCCTCGCGCCGCGCCTGGCACGGGGGCGGATCCGGCGGATCCTGCGCGAGGGCGAGCACGCCACCGCGCAGACCACGCTGCGCTGGACCCTCGCCATGCTGCTCCTGCTGCTCGTCGTCGCCGACCGGTTCGGCCTCGACGTGGTGCTCGGCGCCTTCCTCGCCGGTGTCGTGCTGCGCCGCTGGGCGCCCGGCGACGTGCACGCCCTCGAGGAGAAACTCGACGCCGTCGGGTACGGCTTCTTCATCCCGGTCTTCTTCGTCGCCTCCGGCATGGCCCTCGACCTCGACTCGATCATCGCGGCGCCGATCCGGCTCGCCGTCTTCTTCGTCCTGCTGCTCCTCGTGCGCGGGGTGCCCACGCTGCTGCTCTACCGCACGGCGCTGCCGTTCCCGCAGCGTGTCGAACTGGGCCTGCTCGCCGCCACCGCGCTGCCCCTGCTCGTCGCGCTCAGCGAGATCGGGCTCGCGAACGGCTCCATGCTTCCGGAGAACGCCGCCGCCCTGGTCGGCGCCGGCGTCCTCTCCGTCCTCGTCTTCCCGGCCGCCGCCGTGGCGATCGACCGTCGCCGCGCCCGAACCACCCCGGTAGGTGTCTGA